From Rhodamnia argentea isolate NSW1041297 chromosome 10, ASM2092103v1, whole genome shotgun sequence, a single genomic window includes:
- the LOC115739856 gene encoding kinetochore-associated protein KNL-2 homolog isoform X2: MASTSDPSRSPGNNDFSASRFRKTVCLYDWWLTQAADDSQEKTLAVSGFASPRQQSVQQVVRVFKSAPITKRYDFSTLETADGVCVVVSGLINKSRTSESGFSSEIFNHFVFGFPPNWEDCALKCLEKEEKIVSRPGNKSSDLSTSRGGKRKSEIHEANSIRNAPFKRVTRSGSKSSALSGSRDYCGPDERISDKCKRDTNANKHDAQLQNDFSPENAKSHLNSLDPDLPNVEVEGTQENHLSAALDESKLYSPQKTGGKRIGKGDEDNSLTNATIVTNRRVTRLGSKSVALSSSRDSSGLDRRSSGKYKRDATENKHDAQLPNDFSPQNTESCLSVLESNLLNAEVEGTQDSRCSAAVDESKMYSPQKTGGKGKGNVNKNTFCGEPITFKTPTGSQGSSLTSPDSFKRSRSGRILLPRLEFWRNQVAVYALDRGVAGVQEGPSLILDQGSNSS, from the exons ATGGCGTCGACCTCCGACCCTTCAAGATCACCCGGCAACAATGACTTCTCAGCGTCTCGCTTCAGGAAAACA GTTTGCCTCTACGATTGGTGGTTGACACAGGCTGCAGATGATTCTCAGGAAAAAACCCTGGCTGTTTCTGGCTTCGCTTCACCCAG GCAACAATCTGTTCAACAAGTGGTTCGAGTGTTCAAGTCGGCTCCAATCACCAAAAGATATGATTTTTCAACTCTTGAAACAGCGGATGGTGTTTGTGTTGTGGTTTCTGGATTGATAAATAAGTCGCGTACTTCAGAAAGTGGTTTCTCATCTGAG ATTTTCAATCATTTTGTGTTTGGATTTCCTCCTAATTGGGAAGATTGTGCTTTAAAATGCttggagaaagaagagaagatagtTTCGAGGCCGGGAAACAAATCTTCCGATTTATCAACATCGAGAG gtgggaaaagaaaaagtgaaatacATGAAGCTAACTCGATTAGGAATGCACCTTTCAAAAGAGTTACCAGATCGGGAAGCAAATCTTCTGCTTTATCAGGTTCAAGAG ACTATTGCGGCCCGGATGAAAGAATTTCAGACAAATGCAAAAGGGATACTAATGCAAATAAGCATGATGCACAACTTCAGAATGATTTTTCTCCTGAAAATGCTAAAAGTCACCTCAATAGTCTGGACCCAGATCTTCCTAATGTGGAAGTTGAAGGAACACAAGAAAATCATCTTTCTGCAGCTCTGGATGAGTCTAAACTGTACTCTCCTCAAAAGACAG GTGGGAAGAGAATAGGTAAAGGAGATGAAGATAACTCTTTGACGAATGCAACTATTGTTACCAACAGAAGAGTTACCAGATTGGGAAGCAAATCTGTTGCTTTATCAAGTTCAAGAG ACAGCTCTGGCCTGGATCGAAGAAGTTCAGGCAAATACAAGAGGGATGCTACTGAAAATAAGCATGATGCACAACTTCCAAATGATTTTTCTCCTCAAAATACCGAAAGTTGCCTTTCTGTGCTGGAATCTAATCTTCTTAATGCTGAAGTAGAAGGAACACAAGATAGTCGTTGTTCTGCAGCTGTTGATGAGTCTAAAATGTACTCTCCTCAAAAGACAG GTGGGAAGGGAAAAGGCAATGTCAATAAAAACACTTTTTGTGGGGAACCGATCACGTTTAAAACTCCTACAGGCTCCCAA GGAAGTTCCCTCACATCTCCGGATTCTTTCAAACGTTCTAGATCTG
- the LOC115739856 gene encoding kinetochore-associated protein KNL-2 homolog isoform X3: MASTSDPSRSPGNNDFSASRFRKTVCLYDWWLTQAADDSQEKTLAVSGFASPRQQSVQQVVRVFKSAPITKRYDFSTLETADGVCVVVSGLINKSRTSESGFSSEIFNHFVFGFPPNWEDCALKCLEKEEKIVSRPGNKSSDLSTSRGGKRKSEIHEANSIRNAPFKRVTRSGSKSSALSGSRDYCGPDERISDKCKRDTNANKHDAQLQNDFSPENAKSHLNSLDPDLPNVEVEGTQENHLSAALDESKLYSPQKTGGKRIGKGDEDNSLTNATIVTNRRVTRLGSKSVALSSSRDSSGLDRRSSGKYKRDATENKHDAQLPNDFSPQNTESCLSVLESNLLNAEVEGTQDSRCSAAVDESKMYSPQKTGGKGKGNVNKNTFCGEPITFKTPTGSQGSSLTSPDSFKRSRSGRILLPRLEFWRNQVAVYALDRGVAGVQEGPSLILDQGLSP; the protein is encoded by the exons ATGGCGTCGACCTCCGACCCTTCAAGATCACCCGGCAACAATGACTTCTCAGCGTCTCGCTTCAGGAAAACA GTTTGCCTCTACGATTGGTGGTTGACACAGGCTGCAGATGATTCTCAGGAAAAAACCCTGGCTGTTTCTGGCTTCGCTTCACCCAG GCAACAATCTGTTCAACAAGTGGTTCGAGTGTTCAAGTCGGCTCCAATCACCAAAAGATATGATTTTTCAACTCTTGAAACAGCGGATGGTGTTTGTGTTGTGGTTTCTGGATTGATAAATAAGTCGCGTACTTCAGAAAGTGGTTTCTCATCTGAG ATTTTCAATCATTTTGTGTTTGGATTTCCTCCTAATTGGGAAGATTGTGCTTTAAAATGCttggagaaagaagagaagatagtTTCGAGGCCGGGAAACAAATCTTCCGATTTATCAACATCGAGAG gtgggaaaagaaaaagtgaaatacATGAAGCTAACTCGATTAGGAATGCACCTTTCAAAAGAGTTACCAGATCGGGAAGCAAATCTTCTGCTTTATCAGGTTCAAGAG ACTATTGCGGCCCGGATGAAAGAATTTCAGACAAATGCAAAAGGGATACTAATGCAAATAAGCATGATGCACAACTTCAGAATGATTTTTCTCCTGAAAATGCTAAAAGTCACCTCAATAGTCTGGACCCAGATCTTCCTAATGTGGAAGTTGAAGGAACACAAGAAAATCATCTTTCTGCAGCTCTGGATGAGTCTAAACTGTACTCTCCTCAAAAGACAG GTGGGAAGAGAATAGGTAAAGGAGATGAAGATAACTCTTTGACGAATGCAACTATTGTTACCAACAGAAGAGTTACCAGATTGGGAAGCAAATCTGTTGCTTTATCAAGTTCAAGAG ACAGCTCTGGCCTGGATCGAAGAAGTTCAGGCAAATACAAGAGGGATGCTACTGAAAATAAGCATGATGCACAACTTCCAAATGATTTTTCTCCTCAAAATACCGAAAGTTGCCTTTCTGTGCTGGAATCTAATCTTCTTAATGCTGAAGTAGAAGGAACACAAGATAGTCGTTGTTCTGCAGCTGTTGATGAGTCTAAAATGTACTCTCCTCAAAAGACAG GTGGGAAGGGAAAAGGCAATGTCAATAAAAACACTTTTTGTGGGGAACCGATCACGTTTAAAACTCCTACAGGCTCCCAA GGAAGTTCCCTCACATCTCCGGATTCTTTCAAACGTTCTAGATCTG
- the LOC115739856 gene encoding kinetochore-associated protein KNL-2 homolog isoform X1: MASTSDPSRSPGNNDFSASRFRKTVCLYDWWLTQAADDSQEKTLAVSGFASPRQQSVQQVVRVFKSAPITKRYDFSTLETADGVCVVVSGLINKSRTSESGFSSEIFNHFVFGFPPNWEDCALKCLEKEEKIVSRPGNKSSDLSTSRGGKRKSEIHEANSIRNAPFKRVTRSGSKSSALSGSRDYCGPDERISDKCKRDTNANKHDAQLQNDFSPENAKSHLNSLDPDLPNVEVEGTQENHLSAALDESKLYSPQKTGGKRIGKGDEDNSLTNATIVTNRRVTRLGSKSVALSSSRDSSGLDRRSSGKYKRDATENKHDAQLPNDFSPQNTESCLSVLESNLLNAEVEGTQDSRCSAAVDESKMYSPQKTGGKGKGNVNKNTFCGEPITFKTPTGSQGSSLTSPDSFKRSRSGRILLPRLEFWRNQVAVYALDRGVAGVQEGPSLILDQGRLLRSCEK; this comes from the exons ATGGCGTCGACCTCCGACCCTTCAAGATCACCCGGCAACAATGACTTCTCAGCGTCTCGCTTCAGGAAAACA GTTTGCCTCTACGATTGGTGGTTGACACAGGCTGCAGATGATTCTCAGGAAAAAACCCTGGCTGTTTCTGGCTTCGCTTCACCCAG GCAACAATCTGTTCAACAAGTGGTTCGAGTGTTCAAGTCGGCTCCAATCACCAAAAGATATGATTTTTCAACTCTTGAAACAGCGGATGGTGTTTGTGTTGTGGTTTCTGGATTGATAAATAAGTCGCGTACTTCAGAAAGTGGTTTCTCATCTGAG ATTTTCAATCATTTTGTGTTTGGATTTCCTCCTAATTGGGAAGATTGTGCTTTAAAATGCttggagaaagaagagaagatagtTTCGAGGCCGGGAAACAAATCTTCCGATTTATCAACATCGAGAG gtgggaaaagaaaaagtgaaatacATGAAGCTAACTCGATTAGGAATGCACCTTTCAAAAGAGTTACCAGATCGGGAAGCAAATCTTCTGCTTTATCAGGTTCAAGAG ACTATTGCGGCCCGGATGAAAGAATTTCAGACAAATGCAAAAGGGATACTAATGCAAATAAGCATGATGCACAACTTCAGAATGATTTTTCTCCTGAAAATGCTAAAAGTCACCTCAATAGTCTGGACCCAGATCTTCCTAATGTGGAAGTTGAAGGAACACAAGAAAATCATCTTTCTGCAGCTCTGGATGAGTCTAAACTGTACTCTCCTCAAAAGACAG GTGGGAAGAGAATAGGTAAAGGAGATGAAGATAACTCTTTGACGAATGCAACTATTGTTACCAACAGAAGAGTTACCAGATTGGGAAGCAAATCTGTTGCTTTATCAAGTTCAAGAG ACAGCTCTGGCCTGGATCGAAGAAGTTCAGGCAAATACAAGAGGGATGCTACTGAAAATAAGCATGATGCACAACTTCCAAATGATTTTTCTCCTCAAAATACCGAAAGTTGCCTTTCTGTGCTGGAATCTAATCTTCTTAATGCTGAAGTAGAAGGAACACAAGATAGTCGTTGTTCTGCAGCTGTTGATGAGTCTAAAATGTACTCTCCTCAAAAGACAG GTGGGAAGGGAAAAGGCAATGTCAATAAAAACACTTTTTGTGGGGAACCGATCACGTTTAAAACTCCTACAGGCTCCCAA GGAAGTTCCCTCACATCTCCGGATTCTTTCAAACGTTCTAGATCTG